The genome window TGTCCGAATCCTTCATGTTGAACATTTGGATGATGGTCGTATGAACATTATTACTGCTGGTGAGTACCGGTTTAAAATCCTTGAAACTCAGGAACACCTCTCCTATCTCACGGGTCGGGTACGAATGTTAGATGATTTGGAGACAGAGATCGAATCGGTATCGGAATCACTTGCAGCACAAACCGAAGAGTTATATAAAGCGTACGAGACATTATCAAGTCGTTTGATTTTCGCGTGGAGTCCACCTGAAGAACAACCGGATGATCCAAGAGAACTCGCCTACCAAATCGGTCTGCGGCTGCGTATTTCGCTCAAAGAAAAACAGACCTTGTTGGAGACAATTCCGTTAGAACAACTCCTCACACGCGAAATCGAAATACTGACGGACCAGAATCGGCGGATCGCCTTTCAACTGGCAGCGCAGAACAATTAAAGCATCGCGATTGTGTTGCGCGGAGTTGGCAGACCTCCTATTTAAGATGCTCGCCCCTATAACACACAATCCTATCTGCAATGCGATAACATAATGGCACTAAAAGCACCTGTTCACCAATTTACTGAAACGCAGTCAATTCAAATTACACGTCGGGATTTCCTTTACGTTAGCAATATCCTGTCGGTTTTCCGGCTACTCACGGTACCGTTTATCTTTTACTTCATTTACAATGCGCAATGGCTATCCGCAATTGTTTGTGGTGCTGTGGCCGTTATCAGCGACCTGTTAGATGGGTTCTTCGCTCGGTATTTAAAACAGCACACACAGCTCGGTTATATATTAGATCCAGTTGCGGACAAGCTTGCACTAACGGCTGGAATTTTTGCGCTTGTGCTATCGAAGACCGATTTTCCGAAGTGGGCATTCGCTATTATTGTTGTTCGTGATATTTCGATTGTACTCGGCAATGTTGTCTTGGCGTATAAGGCAAAAATGATCACCCGCTCTAATCTTTGGGGCAAATGTACCAGTTTCTTTCTGTCGATTGTTGTGATGTTTTATCTGCTGCGACCGATAGTGTCACGCTTACCAGCCAAGATTGAATTTTACAGTCTTTGCTTGGCGTTGGTATTTGTTTTTATCTCAACGGTGAGTTATGCGCACCACATGTTCCGCGTGTTAGAAACACAGAGTCGTTAATAACCCCCAATGGAACTTCGGAAAGGCTTAGTAACAACGATCCCGATATCTTGGGACGCAGCTTTTATATCCATGTGAATGAGGAAGCACCCTGATGGCTTACAAAGAACTCGCAACGAGGAAACCTTTTATTGTTAACAAAAACTTGGGCAGTGCTGTTGAGGTTGAACCTGAAGAATTGACAATGACGAATGCCGACGGCGTTCCCGTCACTGTCCCGACGCAGAAACAGAAATACGACTTTGATCGAAACGGTTGGCTCCTTATTCCAAGCATTTTATCTGATACTGATATTGCAGAAATGTGTGAGTTCTGTCAACGTCTGCACGAGGCACCGGAAGGTATCTCGGAACCGGAACGTTGTGCACTCGGTGGTCCACTTCAAAAACTTGCAGATCACCCAATTGTTGTTGGTTTTCTAAATGAATTTCTGGCATATCCGCCCGCTGCAAGTGAAGATTGTTATGGATTTCGGCTCGAAGAAACAGCAGCTTTTTTCGGGGACATGTCATCGCATACTGCAGCGCAATCAGGACTTCACAAGGGAAATGGATTGTTCCGTTTACCCGGGGATTCTCACCTCTATCGGTGCGTTCCGGGACGCGGCTGGAGCGGGTTGACGCGTGCTATATGGGAATTGACTGAAGTCACCGTCCAGACAAACAGGATCCGTTTCATCACAGGGAGCCACAAAGCCGCGTATCCAGTGCCAGAAGCCGTACAGGACTTGAATTCGTCACTCTGGGAGACTTATGAATGTCCTCCCGGTTCCCTCATTCTTTTCACGGAATCTATGACGCAGACGCACGTTCAGTCGAGTGCTACCGAACGAGTTTCCATCTCGAATTTATACAATACGGTGGCGAGCCGTTGGTCCAATTGGCTACCCCATCCACAACTTATCAAAGCGATGCCTCCGAAACGACAGACACTTTTTCGAGAAGCTTATGCGGGTGGTAATGTTGTCAACGGAGATTTTAATCAACGCACCTCCGCCTATCCCGCGGAAGTCTAACCGTTTGAAGGTGTAAGGAGATATCTGATGGCAAAAGAAATAACCAGCAATCAAGAACCTTGGCTTGGCGCGTTGTTACCACCGGATGTTTGTGAATTGCCTACTCGGAATGGTGATGGCTTACCTATCCCTGAACTAACACCTGAACAACGGTACGCTTTTGATACCCACGGTTGGTTTTTAGTGCCGGAGGTATTTACCGGTTCGGAACTCAAAGAGATGCGCGATTTCGGTTATCGTCTCCACCACGACCCTGAATCTATTCCAGAGCATGAACGGAGTCCTGTCGGCGGTCCTCTCCAGAAATTGATTGATCATCCGCTTGTTGTTTCGCTCCTCAACGAATTCACGGCGCATCCAGCTGTAACGGGACCAGAGTGCTACGGTTTTGCTGTTGAAAGTGCAAGCCTCTTTTACCGCGCGCCGGGCATGGGACGGTTTGGACCACACAACGGCAACGGACTGCTTCGCTTTCCGGGTGATGTTCACTACTACAACGCCTTCCCAGGTAAAGGCTATAGTCCACACACCCGTATTGTATGGGAACTAAACGAGGTGAAAAAAGGACAAGGAGGCACGCTCTTGGTGACCGGTAGTCATAAATCGGTTTACACAGCACCGTCTGACATCCAAAATCCTGACTCTGATATTTGGAGCACTTACGGATGTCCGGGCGGGTCGTTGCTCTTTTTCACAGAGGCACTCACCCATAGTGCCACGGAGTGGACAAATACTGAAAACGATAGGATTGCCGTCTTTAACCTGTATAGTCCTGTTGATAGTGGCTTTGCGAAGGTTTATAAGCCGCATCCGAAGCTCCTTGCTGAAATGCCACCGATCCGGCAGACGCTCTTCCGGGACAGGCATGTTGTGAACAAGGTTAACGGCATACCATAGTAAGGCAAAGGAAAAACCAATGGCTGATAACAACAATTTTAACGAGCTCCTCAGCCATAATTTGAAGCAGATCGCCATTCACTTGGACCGCTTGGATGCGAAGGTTGATGAGAAAGCAGATAAAGAGGATGTCAAACTCCTTACGGAAGAGATCAAAATTCTGAATGTGAAGGTTGATGAGAAAGCAGATAAAGNNNNNNNNNNNNNNNNNNNNNNNNNNNNNNNNNNNNNNNNNNNNNNNNNNNNNNNNNNNNNNNNNNNNNNNNNNNNNNNNNNNNNNNNNNNNNNNNNNNNCTTACGGAAGAGATCAAAATTCTGAATGTGAAGGTTGATGAGAAAGCAGATAAAGGAGATGTCAAACTCCTTACAAACCGCATCGACAATGTTGAAAGCCGGCTGGACCGAATTGAAAGCGAGGTTGGAACGTTCAAATGGATGCTTGGGATTGGGTTAGCTGCCATGGGCGTTTTCGTTGCACTCTTAAAACTATTTTGAAACGTGCTTTCTAACAAAAATTTCTGAAGGGGTCCCTTATGTCCACAAAACAGCCAAACGTTCTCTGGATTTATGGTGAGGATCTTTCTCCCGATCTCGGCTGTTACGGCACACCCGCCGTGAAAACACCAAACGTTGATCGACTCGCATCGGAGGGCACTCGTTATGCCAATGCGTTTGTCACGTGTCCGGTCTGTTCACCGAGTCGCTCCGCGCTCATCACAGGCACATATCAGACGCACTTTGATGCACACAACCATCGAAGCAACCGCGATAAGCCGCTGCGAGCGGATATGAAACTCATCACCGATTGTTTCCGAGAGGCAGGTTATTTTACGTGCAATAGTCCGGGACCGCCATACAATCGTCCCGGAAAGACCGATTTTAATTTTCAGCGCGAACAACCCTTTGATGGCATCGACTGGAGCGAACGGGCTGACGGACAACCCTTTTACGCACAAATTAACATTCCAGACACACACCGCGTCTTCAAGCCGGATCCAGAACGTCCTGTTTCCCCTGAGGATGTCGAATTACCACCTTACTATCCAGACCATCCGCTAACTCGGAAAGATTGGGCACTCTATCTTGAAAGCATTCAGATTTTGGATAGGAAAGTCGGGCAGATTCTCAAACGGCTGGATGATGAGGGACTCTCGGAGAATACCATCATCTTTTTCATGAGCGACCACGGACGGGCACATATCCGTTGCAAGCAGTTCCTCTATGATGGCGGCACCCATATTCCACTTATCGTTCGATGGCCCGGACATGTTGAACCCGGTACCATTGACAACAGACTCATCAGCGGTGTTGATTTCGCACCGACAACCCTATCCCTCACCGGTGTTGACATCCCTGACTTCATGCAAGGTCAAGTTTTCCTCGGTTCAGACGCGACATCGCGCGATGCCATTTTCGCAGCACGAGACCGATGTGATGGAACAGACGATAGGATCCGGTGCATCCGGACACACCGCTATAAACTGATTCGCAACTGTCAGCCCGAACGTCCGTATATGCAGTTCAACGGCTACAAAAAACAGCAGTATCCGCTTTGGAGTTTGATGCCGTTGTTGTCTGCAAACGACGAGTTATCCCCTGCGCAACAGCATTTCATGCAACAGACGCGTCCGACTGAAGAGTTGTATGATCTGGAGACGGATCCGTATGAAATTAATAACCTCGCTACGGATCCACAGTATGATACCGTGCGAAGCGAACTCGCCGCGCAGCTTGACGCATGGATGGTGGAGACAGGAGACCTGGGCGAGATACCTGAATCTACAGAGGTTACTACGTATTGGGATGAAAACATGGCGGAAAGGTTCAAGCAAAACATGGAGAAACGGGGACTCTCACACGATATAAGCGATGCAGATTACGTCACATGGTGGGAGAACCACCTACTAACGTGAGGATATACGAAACGGAGGTTGCAATGAACGATACGCTCTACGGACACGGTGATGGATTTCTCACACAGGATGGACGGCGGCTCTTTCCAATTGGGTTCTATGAACATCCTGCCGAGGATGATGCGCTCAGAGCTATGGCAGAATCGGGCGTTAATCTTGTTATGTGTGGTAGTGTGGAGGCATTTGATCGCGCACAGGCACACGGAATGATGGGATGGGTCCCGTTGGGGCTTCAGTCCGGTGCGACACCCGAATTTCAGGAACGCATCCGAACTCTCGCTGAACACCCCGCACTCGCTGTATGGGAAGGTCCAGATGAGGTGGTATGGAGCTTTACCGCCTATAGCGGTCTCTGGAAACAAGACCAGATGGCAGTGTTTCCGAATAAGGGCGAATGGTGGATGCAGACACCACTCGCTATCGAATACTCTGAAGGACGTGCAGCTGAAATTATGCCTAAGATGCGGGAGGCTATTGAATTCATCCGCAGCGTCGATCCTTACAATCGACAGATTTGGATTAATGAAGCGCGCGACAGCGATCTGAAGTTCGTCCGACAGTACATTGACTTTGTGGACATCACTGGGTGCGATGATTATCCGATTCGACCAGAAAGTCGTCCTGCCATTCGTCTTGCTGATTCTACAAACCGTTGGAGACAGGTCGGTAAAGGCAGACCGGTATGGATGGTGCTTCAAGGATTTACATGGAACGATTTGAGTGATGGAGACACTGACATCATCGCGTTTCCCTCCTTTGCTGAGTCGCGCCTGATGGCGTATGCTTGTATTGCAAATGGAGCGAGAGGTATTCTGTATTGGGGTTCCAGTTATATGAAGTCTGAGGGAAAAGAAGCATTTCGGAAGTCGCTTTACGCCTTAACGAGCGAACTCGCCGCGCTTCAACCTTTCCTTACAGCACCCGTAGAGCAGTATGTTACAGTGCGAGAAATTGATGATGGGCGCACCGATATACCACCCCCTGTTTCGGCGCGCGGTGTGAGCGTCACGGCTCGTAGAATCGGACGTGAATGGCTCGTTGTCCTCGTCAATGAAGATGAGCATTCTCACATGGGGGTGGAAGTTACCGGATTGGATGCCCTCAACGGCACCGAGTTTGTCGAACTCTACGGTGAGGAGGAAACCACGATATCCGATGGAATGTTCGCAACACGGATACGTCCTTTTGAAGTCAAACTCTTTGCAACGCACCGAAGATGGGAAACTGACCAGCGGGAGGGTAGAGAATTTGCAGAATAGTATGAGGGAACGCTTTGGATTTGATGCGCCAAAACATAAACCTATCGAAGAATCGATCCAGTGGGCGGCGGAGAATGGGTTTGGGTATATTGATTTCCAAGCCGATGTCCCTCCGAATGACATCGCTTCGTTTGATACGGCACGCGTCCGCAGCGTGCGCGACCTCTGTGAAACCCACGAAATTGCTATCGGAATCCACCCGTCTTCTGCAATCAACAACGCCGAATACGTACCGCTCATGTCTGAGGCGGTGGATGGTTATCTCTATGCGAACTTAGAACTGGCACAACGGCTCGGATGTGGTTGGA of Candidatus Poribacteria bacterium contains these proteins:
- a CDS encoding LON peptidase substrate-binding domain-containing protein, coding for MQNDPVLSKDQTSYERQIPIFPLQTVLFPGGFLPLHIFEPRYRTMIKFCLEHESEFGVVLIKEGEEAGETAVPCDVGTAVRILHVEHLDDGRMNIITAGEYRFKILETQEHLSYLTGRVRMLDDLETEIESVSESLAAQTEELYKAYETLSSRLIFAWSPPEEQPDDPRELAYQIGLRLRISLKEKQTLLETIPLEQLLTREIEILTDQNRRIAFQLAAQNN
- a CDS encoding CDP-alcohol phosphatidyltransferase family protein; protein product: MALKAPVHQFTETQSIQITRRDFLYVSNILSVFRLLTVPFIFYFIYNAQWLSAIVCGAVAVISDLLDGFFARYLKQHTQLGYILDPVADKLALTAGIFALVLSKTDFPKWAFAIIVVRDISIVLGNVVLAYKAKMITRSNLWGKCTSFFLSIVVMFYLLRPIVSRLPAKIEFYSLCLALVFVFISTVSYAHHMFRVLETQSR
- a CDS encoding sulfatase yields the protein MSTKQPNVLWIYGEDLSPDLGCYGTPAVKTPNVDRLASEGTRYANAFVTCPVCSPSRSALITGTYQTHFDAHNHRSNRDKPLRADMKLITDCFREAGYFTCNSPGPPYNRPGKTDFNFQREQPFDGIDWSERADGQPFYAQINIPDTHRVFKPDPERPVSPEDVELPPYYPDHPLTRKDWALYLESIQILDRKVGQILKRLDDEGLSENTIIFFMSDHGRAHIRCKQFLYDGGTHIPLIVRWPGHVEPGTIDNRLISGVDFAPTTLSLTGVDIPDFMQGQVFLGSDATSRDAIFAARDRCDGTDDRIRCIRTHRYKLIRNCQPERPYMQFNGYKKQQYPLWSLMPLLSANDELSPAQQHFMQQTRPTEELYDLETDPYEINNLATDPQYDTVRSELAAQLDAWMVETGDLGEIPESTEVTTYWDENMAERFKQNMEKRGLSHDISDADYVTWWENHLLT